The following coding sequences lie in one Ictalurus punctatus breed USDA103 chromosome 16, Coco_2.0, whole genome shotgun sequence genomic window:
- the LOC108277084 gene encoding mucin-2 isoform X1 — protein sequence MANAVKASEYFVRFAAIFLILMCVVNSQELPEISDMVLEFRYTDGQLNHVREKRDANTNIHEYIIEVEMNISQQISIEQIKSSNISFPVQLDNNTEISGFNITTVCSLNGTEYQCRCEDQYFWPYENCTVYGSCDNVTNGLCVCINAIPNDGESCQLINETTPPSTTIDAITRAGTTIIITEATTDISPTHTPSVPTITAATDSTSPVTLTTPVITATTMAVNTTTLTVTPTTANIIICAATTQTTNPGLQTTVIATTATTDTTASRCTYITTDNTTDHTTTTATTSAKTTDMTTLTATTTDTVPTAATTTVAISISATNMDTTNTSLQTTAIATTAAAVTDTTVANTADIATDTTSDHSTVTTITALTTTDTTMITSTTTDTTPPAIASTIITDTTTDATTTLQTTAITIPATNTTGIATTDTTQTITTTTIDSTTATIAKTNQATTITTTDATDTVFPTVPTITAATITDSTTPVTLTTPVITATPMATKTTTLTNAPTTANIITSAIYTDTTNPRLQTTVITTTATTDTTASKSTYITTENTADHTTTTATTSAKTTDMTTLTATTTDTVPTAATTTAAISISATNMDTTNTSLQTTAIATTAAAVTDTTIANTADIATDTTSDHSTVTTITAFTTTDTTMITSTTTDTTPPAIASTIITDTTTDATTTLQTTAITIPATNTTDIATTDTTQTITTTTIDSTTATIAKTNQATTITTTTTTDATDTVFPTVPTITTATITDSTTPVTLTTPVITATPMAAKTTTLTNGPTTANIITSAISTDTTNPHLQTTVIATTATTDNTASKSTYITTENTADHTTTTATTSAKTTDMTTLTATTTDTVPTAATTTVAISISATNMDTTNTSLQTTEIATTAAAVTDTTVANTADIATDTTSDHSTVTTITALTTTDTTMITSTTTDTTPPAIASTIITDTTTDATTTLQTTAITIPATNTTDIATTDTTQTITTTTIDSTTATIAKTNQATTITTTTTTDATDTVFPTVPTITAATITDSTTPVTLTTPVITATPMAAKTTTLTNGPTTANIITSAISTDTTNPRLQTTVIATTATTDNTASKSTYITTENTADHTTTTATTSAKTTDMTTLTATTTDTVPTAATTTAAISISATNMDTTNTSLQTTAIATTAAAVTDTTIANTADIATDTTSDHSTVTTITALTTTDTTMITSTTTDTTPPAIASTIITDTTTDATTTLQTTAITIPATNTTDIATTDTTQTITTTTIDSTTATIAKTNQATTITTTTTTDATDTVFPTVPTITAATITDSTTPVTLTTPVITATPMAAKTTTLTNGPTTANIITSAISTDTTNPRLQTTVIATTATTDNTASKSTYITTENTADHTTTTATTSAKTTDMTTLTATTTDTVPTAATTTVAISISATNMDTRNTSLQTTEIATTAAAVTDTTVANTADIATDTTSDHSTVTTITALTTTDTTMITSITTDTTPPAIASTIITDTTTDATTTLQTTAITIPATNTTDIATTDTTQTITTTTIDSTTATIAKTNQATTITTTTTTDATDTVLPTVPTITAATITDSTTPVTLTTPVITATPMAAKTTTLTNGPTTANIITSAISTDTTNPHLQTTVIATTATTDNTASKSTYITTENTADHTTTTATTSAKTTDMTTLTATTTDTVPTAATTTVAISISATNMDTTNTSLQTTEIATTAAAVTDTTVANTADIATDTTSDHSTVTTITALTTTDTTMITSTTTDTTPPAIASTIITDTTTDATTTLQTTAITIPATNTTDIATTDTTQTITTTTIDSTTATIAKTNQATTITTTTTTDATDTVFPTVPTITAATITDSTTPVTLTTPVITATPMAAKTTTLTNGPTTANIITSAISTDTTNPHLQTTVIATTATTDNTASKSTYITTENTADHTTTTATTSAKTTDMTTLTATTTDTVPTAATTTVAISISATNMDTTNTSLQTTEIATTAAAVTDTTVANTADIATDTTSDHSTVTTITALTTTDTTMITSTTTDTTPPAIASTIITDTTTDATTTLQTTAITIPATNTTGIATTDTTQTITTTTIGNTNATIAKTNQATTITTTTTTDVTDTVYPTVPTITAATITDSTTPVTLTTPVITATTMAAKTTTLTDAPTTANIIICATTTDTTNPRLQTTVTATTATTDTTASKCTYITTDNRADHTTTTATTSFETTDMTFITATTTDTVPTAATTTVAIIINATLTTPVTTATTSDIITTLAPTTATTIPTDTSTSLKATTIKIPATTTTDTTQTITTTTIDTTTATIAKTNKATTMATNTTTAAPTTANITISAIPTDTTNTRLQTSVITTTASTTHNITAAMTANITKNTPLAKTSAATTLDKKNTLTPSVTIATTSPANTTAQTTTSTTTSTTTKANTTTTPTSTTTIMSTTKDNTTFTTTSTTTKANTTTTPTSTTTIMSTTKDNTTSTTTSTTTKANTTTTPTSTTTIMSTTKDNTTSTTTSTTTKANTTTTPTSTTTIMSTTKDNTTSTTTSTTTKANTTTTPTSTTTIMSTAKATTNATTVATTQDTHVVSFSMKINREFDTALTDKKSEAFMELKKRIENSIDESYRSVPGYQAKSANVYDFRPGSVIADFSINATSLNLKLVSANQQLASTLRSQGFNISDDGFSYSVADGLYKSNDQIYPGQNLTLICNTTANNNIKWTRNGIELKESDRYIIHQTVLIVKNTTPDDSGQYECSSTENSIPFVSWQRIMIPDPNIQVTNDKVVTCENSTIMLQCCAQESYEVKWNVDPTDCIQPSTDPPTGCILCDYKIKTQDCHTNENILVTCQLTKSDYDAQTITIKIISGIFTCNDGVFGPGNVGDVHVGDCNEGMVGHQTAKCNSTAQWQITDNNCVLRVVQNLKDKAVLLLPTELPQFVADLSNITETNAQTITTSSSTILTIAEILKDIANISQAILLSKPIMNGFLQTMDVIGSTATQGAWTNLNQNSTTSNASSDLLKSIESIAPRLPDENIVIITQNTYLRRANITGPFFEVFGNTSTTSINIPMISKQSFITMIVSSALGNILPVRFAYNNSPINTSINGDVAVIEPKSTINNISFSFDIKNKTLGNPQCVFWNFNLLNSIGAWDSTGCQQKTLENETERIMCECNHTTSFSILMSPFALDKNLAIALDYITYIGVAISMASLVSCLIIEIFIWKSVTRNDTSFMRHVSIVNITVSLLIANICFLIGAAVVKEGEITPVDPCSTATFFMHFFYLALFFWMLLSALLLLYRTLMVFSRMTKGAMMAIAFTVGYGAPLIIAVITVASTAGSKGYIQKEESCWLNWNEMKTLLAFVIPALVTVVINFLVLIVVLCKMLRRGVNATTQPDEKHALMIIARCVAILAPLFGLTWGFGIGTMVSPNFGIHVVFAFLNSLQGFFILLFGTLLDSKVREALSGRLALRNLSSNHTRFLIFRAQVQDHHPQAGLFPCRGFGGEMCTMYPKVTFIPRLQATHTELFSLVKLMRPQVLSV from the exons TGAAAGCATCGGAATACTTCGTGAGGTTTGCGGCCATTTTCCTCATTCTTATGTGTGTGGTAAACTCACAGGAACTTCCTGAAATTTCAGATATGGTTCTTGAG TTTAGGTATACAGATGGACAACTGAATCACGTAAGAGAAAAACGAGATG ccAACACAAACATACACGAATACATCATAGAGGTAGAGATGAATATATCACAACAGATTTCGATTGAACAAATCAAATCATCGAACATCAGTTTTCCAGTTCAACTAGACAACAACACAGAAATCAGTGGTTTCAACATTACAACAG TGTGCAGTTTGAATGGTACGGAATATCAGTGCAGGTGTGAGGATCAGTATTTCTGGCCATATGAAAATTGCACAGTGTATGGGTCTTGTGACAATGTCACCAATGGCTTGTGTGTTTGCATCAACGCTATTCCAAATGATGGAGAGTCCTGCCAACTAATCAATGAGACAACAC cACCATCCACAACCATAGATGCCATAACCAGAGCTGGCACAACCATCATAATCACAGAAGCTACAACAGATatctcacctacacacacaccatcagttcCCACAATCACAGCTGCTACAGATTCCACAAGCCCAGTCACCCTAACTACACCAGTCATAACTGCAACCACAATGGCTGTAAACACAACCACACTCACAGTTACACCAACTACAGCAAATATAATCATATGTGCTGCAACCACACAAACCACAAACCCAGGTCTTCAAACCACAGTAATTGCAACCACTGCAACTACAGACACCACAGCATCAAGGTGTACTTACATAACCACAGACAACACAACTGACCACACTACAACCACTGCAACCACATCAGCCAAAACCACAGACATGACAACCTTAACTGCTACAACAACAGACACAGTACCCACAGCTGCCACAACTACAGTTGCCATAAGTATAAGTGCTACAAACATGGACACTACAAACACAAGTCTACAAACCACAGCAATTGCAACCACAGCTGCTGCAGTCACAGACACCACAGTTGCAAACACTGCTGATATAGCAACAGACACCACATCTGATCACAGCACAGTCACTACaatcacagcactcacaaccacagatACTACAATGATAACTTCTACAACCACAGACACTACACCCCCAGCTATAGCCTCAACAATCATAACTGATACAACCACAGATGCCACAACAACTCTCCAAACCACAGCCATCACAATTCCAGCCACCAACACCACAGGCATTGCAACAACAGACACCACACAAACCATCACCACCACAACTATTGATAGCACTACTGCAACCATAGCCAAAACAAACCAAGCCACcacaatcacaaccacagaTGCCACAGACACAGTTTTTCCGACAGTTCCCACAATCACAGCTGCTACAATTACAGATTCCACAACCCCAGTCACCCTAACCACACCAGTCATAACTGCAACCCCAATGGCtactaaaacaacaacactcaCAAATGCCCCAACTACAGCCAATATAATCACAAGTGCTATATACACAGACACCACAAACCCACGTCTTCAAACCACAGTAATTACAACCACTGCAACTACAGACACCACAGCTTCAAAAAGTACTTACATAACCACAGAAAACACAGCTGACCACACTACAACCACTGCAACCACATCAGCCAAAACCACAGACATGACAACCTTAACTGCTACAACAACAGACACAGTACCCACAGCTGCCACAACTACAGCTGCCATAAGTATAAGTGCTACAAACATGGACACTACAAACACAAGTCTACAAACCACAGCAATTGCAACCACAGCTGCTGCAGTCACGGACACCACAATTGCAAACACTGCTGATATAGCCACAGACACCACATCTGATCACAGCACAGTCACTACAATCACAGCATTCACAACCACAGATACTACAATGATAACTTCTACAACCACAGACACTACACCCCCAGCTATAGCCTCAACAATCATAACTGATACAACCACAGATGCCACAACAACTCTCCAAACCACAGCCATCACAATTCCAGCCACCAACACCACAGACATTGCAACAACAGACACCACACAAACCATCACCACCACAACTATTGATAGCACTACTGCAACCATAGCCAAAACAAACCAAGCCACCACAATCACAACCACTACAACCACAGATGCCACAGACACAGTTTTTCCGACAGTTCCCACAATCACAACTGCTACAATTACAGATTCCACAACCCCAGTCACCCTAACCACACCAGTCATAACTGCAACCCCAATGGCtgctaaaacaacaacactcaCAAATGGCCCAACTACAGCCAATATAATCACAAGTGCTATATCCACAGACACCACAAACCCACATCTTCAAACCACAGTAATTGCAACCACTGCAACTACAGACAACACAGCTTCAAAAAGTACTTACATAACCACAGAAAACACAGCTGACCACACTACAACTACTGCAACCACATCAGCCAAAACCACAGACATGACAACCTTAACTGCTACAACAACAGACACAGTACCCACAGCTGCCACAACTACAGTTGCCATAAGTATAAGTGCTACAAACATGGACACTACAAACACAAGTCTACAAACCACAGAAATTGCAACCACAGCTGCTGCAGTCACAGACACCACAGTTGCAAACACTGCTGATATAGCCACAGACACCACATCTGATCACAGCACAGTCACTACaatcacagcactcacaaccacagatACTACAATGATAACTTCTACAACCACAGACACTACACCCCCAGCTATAGCCTCAACAATCATAACTGATACAACCACAGATGCCACAACAACTCTCCAAACCACAGCCATCACAATTCCAGCCACCAACACCACAGACATTGCAACAACAGACACCACACAAACCATCACCACCACAACTATTGATAGCACTACTGCAACCATAGCCAAAACAAACCAAGCCACCACAATCACAACCACTACAACCACAGATGCCACAGACACAGTTTTTCCGACAGTTCCCACAATCACAGCTGCTACAATTACAGATTCCACAACCCCAGTCACCCTAACCACACCAGTCATAACTGCAACCCCAATGGCtgctaaaacaacaacactcaCAAATGGCCCAACTACAGCCAATATAATCACAAGTGCTATATCCACAGACACCACAAACCCACGTCTTCAAACCACAGTAATTGCAACCACTGCAACTACAGACAACACAGCTTCAAAAAGTACTTACATAACCACAGAAAACACAGCTGACCACACTACAACCACTGCAACCACATCAGCCAAAACCACAGACATGACAACCTTAACTGCTACAACAACAGACACAGTACCCACAGCTGCCACAACTACAGCTGCCATAAGTATAAGTGCTACAAACATGGACACTACAAACACAAGTCTACAAACCACAGCAATTGCAACCACAGCTGCTGCAGTCACGGACACCACAATTGCAAACACTGCTGATATAGCCACAGACACCACATCTGATCACAGCACAGTCACTACaatcacagcactcacaaccacagatACTACAATGATAACTTCTACAACCACAGACACTACACCCCCAGCTATAGCCTCAACAATCATAACTGATACAACCACAGATGCCACAACAACTCTCCAAACCACAGCCATCACAATTCCAGCCACCAACACCACAGACATTGCAACAACAGACACCACACAAACCATCACCACCACAACTATTGATAGCACTACTGCAACCATAGCCAAAACAAACCAAGCCACCACAATCACAACCACTACAACCACAGATGCCACAGACACAGTTTTTCCGACAGTTCCCACAATCACAGCTGCTACAATTACAGATTCCACAACCCCAGTCACCCTAACCACACCAGTCATAACTGCAACCCCAATGGCtgctaaaacaacaacactcaCAAATGGCCCAACTACAGCCAATATAATCACAAGTGCTATATCCACAGACACCACAAACCCACGTCTTCAAACCACAGTAATTGCAACCACTGCAACTACAGACAACACAGCTTCAAAAAGTACTTACATAACCACAGAAAACACAGCTGACCACACTACAACCACTGCAACCACATCAGCCAAAACCACAGACATGACAACCTTAACTGCTACAACAACAGACACAGTACCCACAGCTGCCACAACTACAGTTGCCATAAGTATAAGTGCTACAAACATGGACACTAGAAACACAAGTCTACAAACCACAGAAATTGCAACCACAGCTGCTGCAGTCACAGACACCACAGTTGCAAACACTGCTGATATAGCCACAGACACCACATCTGATCACAGCACAGTCACTACaatcacagcactcacaaccacagatACTACAATGATAACTTCTATAACCACAGACACTACACCCCCAGCTATAGCCTCAACAATCATAACTGATACAACCACAGATGCCACAACAACTCTCCAAACCACAGCCATCACAATTCCAGCCACCAACACCACAGACATTGCAACAACAGACACCACACAAACCATCACCACCACAACTATTGATAGCACTACTGCAACCATAGCCAAAACAAACCAAGCCACCACAATCACAACCACTACAACCACAGATGCCACAGACACAGTTTTACCGACAGTTCCCACAATCACAGCTGCTACAATTACAGATTCCACAACCCCAGTCACCCTAACCACACCAGTCATAACTGCAACCCCAATGGCtgctaaaacaacaacactcaCAAATGGCCCAACTACAGCCAATATAATCACAAGTGCTATATCCACAGACACCACAAACCCACATCTTCAAACCACAGTAATTGCAACCACTGCAACTACAGACAACACAGCTTCAAAAAGTACTTACATAACCACAGAAAACACAGCTGACCACACTACAACCACTGCAACCACATCAGCCAAAACCACAGACATGACAACCTTAACTGCTACAACAACAGACACAGTACCCACAGCTGCCACAACTACAGTTGCCATAAGTATAAGTGCTACAAACATGGACACTACAAACACAAGTCTACAAACCACAGAAATTGCAACCACAGCTGCTGCAGTCACAGACACCACAGTTGCAAACACTGCTGATATAGCCACAGACACCACATCTGATCACAGCACAGTCACTACaatcacagcactcacaaccacagatACTACAATGATAACTTCTACAACCACAGACACTACACCCCCAGCTATAGCCTCAACAATCATAACTGATACAACCACAGATGCCACAACAACTCTCCAAACCACAGCCATCACAATTCCAGCCACCAACACCACAGACATTGCAACAACAGACACCACACAAACCATCACCACCACAACTATTGATAGCACTACTGCAACCATAGCCAAAACAAACCAAGCCACCACAATCACAACCACTACAACCACAGATGCCACAGACACAGTTTTTCCGACAGTTCCCACAATCACAGCTGCTACAATTACAGATTCCACAACCCCAGTCACCCTAACCACACCAGTCATAACTGCAACCCCAATGGCtgctaaaacaacaacactcaCAAATGGCCCAACTACAGCCAATATAATCACAAGTGCTATATCCACAGACACCACAAACCCACATCTTCAAACCACAGTAATTGCAACCACTGCAACTACAGACAACACAGCTTCAAAAAGTACTTACATAACCACAGAAAACACAGCTGACCACACTACAACCACTGCAACCACATCAGCCAAAACCACAGACATGACAACCTTAACTGCTACAACAACAGACACAGTACCCACAGCTGCCACAACTACAGTTGCCATAAGTATAAGTGCTACAAACATGGACACTACAAACACAAGTCTACAAACCACAGAAATTGCAACCACAGCTGCTGCAGTCACAGACACCACAGTTGCAAACACTGCTGATATAGCCACAGACACCACATCTGATCACAGCACAGTCACTACaatcacagcactcacaaccacagatACTACAATGATAACTTCTACAACCACAGACACTACACCCCCAGCTATAGCCTCAACAATCATAACTGATACAACCACAGATGCCACAACAACTCTCCAAACCACAGCCATCACAATTCCAGCCACCAACACCACAGGCATTGCAACAACAGACACCACACAAACCATCACCACCACAACTATAGGTAACACTAATGCCACCATAGCCAAAACAAACCAAGCCACCACAATCACAACCACTACAACCACAGATGTCACAGACACAGTTTATCCGACAGTTCCCACAATCACAGCTGCTACAATTACAGATTCCACAACCCCAGTCACCCTAACCACACCAGTCATAACTGCAACCACAATGGCTGCTAAAACAACCACACTCACAGATGCCCCAACTACAGCCAATATAATCATATGTGCTACAACCACAGACACCACAAACCCACGTCTTCAAACCACAGTAACTGCAACCACTGCAACTACAGACACCACAGCATCAAAGTGTACTTACATAACCACAGACAACAGAGCTGACCACACTACAACCACTGCAACCACATCATTCGAAACCACAGACATGACATTCATAACTGCTACAACAACAGACACAGTACCCACAGCTGCCACAACTACAGTTGCCATAATCATAAATGCCACCCTAACCACACCAGTCACAACTGCTACAACTTCAGACATTATAACCACACTTGCCCCAACTACAGCCACAACAATTCCAACTGATACATCCACATCTCTCAAAGCCACAACCATAAAAATCCCAGCCACTACCACTACAGACACCACACAAACCATTACCACCACAACTATAGATACCACTACTGCAACCAttgccaaaacaaacaaagccacTACAATGGCAACCAATACAACCACAGCTGCCCCAACTACAGCCAATATAACCATAAGCGCTATACCTACAGACACCACAAATACAAGACTTCAGACCTCAGTGATCACTACCACAGCCTCTACAACCCATAATATAACTGCTGCCATGACAGCCAATATCACTAAAAACACTCCATTGGCAAAAACCTCAGCTGCAACAACcctagacaaaaaaaacactctcaCTCCATCAGTAACTATAGCAACCACAAGCCCAGCCAACACAACTGCCCAAACCACAACCTCTACAACCACAAGTACTACAACTAAAGCCAACACAACCACAACACCTACTTCAACAACAACCATAATGTCCACAACTAAGGACAACACAACCTTTACAACCACAAGTACTACAACTAAAGCCAACACAACCACAACACCTACTTCAACAACAACCATAATGTCCACAACTAAGGACAACACAACCTCTACAACCACAAGTACTACAACTAAAGCCAACACAACCACAACACCTACTTCAACAACAACCATAATGTCCACAACTAAGGACAACACAACCTCTACAACCACAAGTACTACAACTAAAGCCAACACAACCACAACACCTACTTCAACAACAACCATAATGTCCACAACTAAGGACAACACAACCTCTACAACCACAAGTACTACAACTAAAGCCAACACAACCACAACACCTACTTCCACAACAACCATAATGTCCACAGCCAAGGCAACCACAAATGCAACCACAGTTGCTACAACCCAAG ACACCCATGTCGTAAGTTTCtcaatgaaaataaacagagaATTTGATACTGCACTCACCGATAAAAAAAGTGAAGCCTTCATggaactgaaaaaaagaattgagaattca ATTGATGAAAGTTACAGAAGTGTGCCTGGCTACCAGGCCAAATCTGCAAATGTGTATGATTTCAG GCCTGGCAGTGTGATTGCAGACTTCAGTATTAATGCAACTAGCCTTAATTTAAAATTGGTAtcagcaaaccagcaacttgCTAGCACTCTCCGTTCACAGGGATTCAACATAAGCGATGATGGATTCAGTTACAGTG TGGCAGATGGGCTGTATAAAAGCAACGACCAAATATATCCTGGGCAAAATCTGACACTGATCTGTAACACGACAGcaaataacaacattaaatggaCGAGGAACGGAATTGAACTAAAGGAGTCGGATAGGTATATAATTCATCAAACTGTTCTCATTGTGAAAAATACCACTCCCGACGATAGCG GACAATATGAATGTAGCTCAACAGAGAACTCAATACCCTTTGTTAGCTGGCAAAGGATTATGATTCCAGATCCCAACATCCAAGTGACCAATGACAAAGTTGTAACATGTGAGAATTCAACAATTATGCTGCAGTGTTGTGCTCAGGAGAGCTATGAAGTGAAATGGAATGTTGACCCTACAGATTGCATCCAACCTTCAACAG ATCCACCAACAGGCTGCATATTATGTGACTATAAGATTAAAACACAGGACTGTCATACTAATGAGAATATATTGGTCACATGTCAACTTACTAAAAGTGATTACGATGCACAAACcatcacaataaaaataatcagtggAA TATTTACCTGCAATGATGGTGTATTTGGACCTGGAAATGTGGGAGATGTACATGTTGGTGACTGTAATGAAGGCATGGTTGGCCATCAAACAGCTAAGTGTAATTCAACTGCACAGTGGCAAATTACAGATAACAACTGTGTCCTGCGAGTCGTTCAAAATCTAAAAGATAAAGCTGtg ctcTTACTGCCCACTGAACTCCCACAATTTGTGGCTGATCTCAGCAATATTACTGAAACAAATGCTCAAACTATAACAACATCGTCATCAACAATATTAACAATTGCTGAGATCCTGAAAGACATTGCCAATATCTCGCAAGCCATTTTACTCAGTAAACCCATTATGAAT GGTTTCCTACAAACAATGGATGTCATTGGGTCAACAGCTACACAGGGGGCATGGACGAACTTAAACCAAAACAGTACAACCAGCAATGCCAGTTCTGATCTTCTGAAGTCTATTGAAAGCATTGCACCCAGACTCCCAGATGAAAACATTGTGATCATAACACAAAATACTTATCTCAGAAGAGCCAACATAACTGGCCCATTTTTTGAAGTATTTGGTAATACATCAACAACCTCTATAAATATTCCAATGATTAGTAAACAGTCTTTCATAACTATGATAGTTTCTTCAGCACTTGGCAATATCTTACCTGTTCGTTTTGCCTACAATAACAGTCCAATTAACACCAGCATCAATGGAGATGTGGCTGTGATTGAACCAAAGTCAACAATTAACAACATCTCATTTTCTTTCGACATCAAAAATAAGACACTGGGAAACCCTCAATGTGTCTTTTGGAACTTTAATCTTCTGAATAGCATTGGGGCATGGGACTCGACTGGATGTCAACAAAAGACATTAGAGAATGAAACTGAAAGAATTATGTGTGAGTGCAATCACACAACGTCTTTTTCAATCCTGATGTCACCATTTGCCCTGGATAAAAACTTAGCAATAGCCTTAGACTATATAACTTACATTGGTGTGGCCATTTCAATGGCCAGCTTGGTTTCGTGCCTCATCATTGAAATCTTTATATGGAAATCAGTGACACGAAATGACACATCCTTCATGCGCCATGTCTCCATAGTCAACATCACTGTCTCCCTTCTGATTGCGAACATATGCTTCCTCATTGGTGCAGCAGTTGTAAAAGAAGGAGAGATAACACCAGTGGATCCCTGCAGTACAGCAACATTCTTCATGCACTTCTTTTATCTTGCCCTTTTCTTCTGGATGTTGCTGTCAGCACTCTTGCTCCTCTACCGCACACTCATGGTCTTTTCTAGAATGACCAAAGGAGCAATGATGGCCATAGCCTTCACTGTTGGCTATGGAGCCCCGTTAATCATAGCGGTCATTACTGTGGCATCTACAGCTGGAAGCAAAGGATACAttcaaaaagaagaaagttGTTGGCTGaactggaatgaaatgaagaccCTCCTGGCATTTGTGATTCCTGCTCTGGTTACTGTCGTTATAAACTTCCTGGTGCTTATTGTAGTTCTGTGTAAGATGTTGAGGAGAGGAGTTAATGCCACCACTCAGCCAGATGAGAAACATGCCCTAATGATCATTGCTAGATGTGTGGCGATTTTAGCACCTCTCTTTGGTCTAACGTGGGGATTCGGCATTGGCACCATGGTGTCACCAAACTTTGGGATTCATGTGGTGTTTGCGTTCCTTAATTCACTGCAG GGTTTCTTTATACTGCTGTTTGGAACATTACTGGATAGCAAG GTCCGAGAGGCACTGTCAGGAAGGTTGGCTCTGAGGAACTTAAGCTCTAATCACACCAGG TTTTTAATCTTCAGAGCACAAGTGCAGGACCATCATCCTCAAGCAGGTTTATTTCCGTGCAGAGGTTTTGGCGGAGAG ATGTGTACCATGTATCCAAAGGTGACGTTTATCCCTCGTCTTCAAGCGACTCATACAGAATTATTTAGCTTAGTTAAACTAATGCGGCCACAAGTTTTATCTGTATAG